A portion of the Candidatus Nitrosotenuis aquarius genome contains these proteins:
- a CDS encoding class I SAM-dependent methyltransferase, translating into MGCDFSSEAIQNAKNEAQELGLHNAHFEKSDVAAFVKKEHFDLITAFDAIHDQADPDKVLQNIRMSLNTDGIFLMQDIGASSRLENNMDHPLAPFLYTTSCLHCMTVSLAQGGKGLGAMWGKELAIKMLNDAGFANVTVKKLDHDPINYYYVAKH; encoded by the coding sequence CTGGGCTGTGATTTTTCTTCTGAGGCAATTCAAAACGCAAAAAATGAAGCCCAAGAACTAGGATTGCACAATGCGCATTTTGAAAAATCAGACGTTGCTGCCTTTGTCAAAAAAGAACACTTTGATCTCATAACTGCCTTTGATGCAATACATGACCAGGCAGACCCAGACAAAGTTCTGCAAAACATCAGAATGTCGCTAAACACTGACGGCATATTTTTGATGCAGGACATTGGGGCTTCTTCTAGGCTTGAGAACAACATGGATCATCCTCTTGCGCCGTTTTTGTACACTACATCATGCCTTCACTGCATGACTGTATCTCTTGCGCAGGGGGGAAAGGGGCTTGGGGCAATGTGGGGCAAGGAGCTTGCAATTAAGATGCTCAACGATGCTGGATTTGCAAATGTTACCGTCAAGAAGCTAGATCACGACCCAATCAATTATTACTATGTTGCAAAACACTAA
- a CDS encoding class I SAM-dependent methyltransferase produces MSSDSFESQMLDVMNKSALALMLSVGHRTKLFDVLSKIPPSTSHDVARQSNLNERYVREWLGAMVTSKIIDYDPQTNLFSLSKKKADFLTNSGFYNFASSMQWIPALAQVEDSIVNCFKNGGGVTYESYNRFHAVMAEESSQTVLAGLVNKILPIVPGLIEKLQKGIAVLDVGCGSGRAINLMAKTFSNSSFWAVIFLLRQFKTQKMKPKN; encoded by the coding sequence ATGTCAAGCGATTCGTTTGAAAGCCAAATGCTGGATGTGATGAACAAGTCTGCTCTGGCGTTGATGCTCTCAGTGGGCCACAGAACCAAACTCTTTGATGTTTTATCCAAAATCCCGCCGTCCACTAGCCATGATGTAGCAAGACAGTCAAATCTCAATGAGAGATACGTGCGGGAATGGCTTGGGGCAATGGTCACATCTAAAATAATCGACTATGATCCACAAACAAACTTGTTTTCTCTATCAAAAAAGAAAGCAGATTTTCTGACCAACTCTGGTTTTTACAACTTTGCCTCATCGATGCAGTGGATTCCAGCATTGGCTCAAGTCGAAGATAGTATTGTTAATTGTTTCAAAAACGGCGGCGGCGTTACTTACGAATCATACAATAGATTCCACGCTGTGATGGCAGAAGAAAGCAGTCAAACTGTTCTTGCCGGACTAGTAAACAAGATTCTTCCCATAGTTCCAGGACTAATTGAAAAACTGCAAAAAGGAATCGCCGTACTTGATGTGGGTTGCGGTAGCGGAAGGGCCATCAATCTAATGGCAAAAACCTTCTCAAACAGCAGTTTCTGGGCTGTGATTTTTCTTCTGAGGCAATTCAAAACGCAAAAAATGAAGCCCAAGAACTAG
- a CDS encoding GNAT family N-acetyltransferase, whose translation MIIRAATKNDIDDVLLLLYELGRPKPRTKSQKTMFEKQILQYIKKKQLTVVTVDSNMVGVIDMILMPRLNQTRLEMYVPELVVSRNHQKMGIGKALINHAISVAKKKNCFRIRLESGHARKESHKFYSHLGFDQYAKAFKLDLS comes from the coding sequence ATGATAATTCGAGCTGCAACAAAAAACGACATTGACGATGTTTTGCTGTTATTGTACGAGCTTGGCAGGCCAAAACCTAGAACCAAATCTCAAAAAACAATGTTTGAAAAACAAATTTTGCAATACATCAAGAAAAAGCAGCTGACAGTAGTCACGGTTGATTCTAATATGGTTGGCGTAATAGACATGATTCTGATGCCAAGACTAAACCAAACCAGGTTGGAAATGTACGTTCCAGAACTGGTAGTGTCTAGGAACCATCAGAAAATGGGAATTGGCAAAGCCCTCATTAATCACGCCATATCTGTGGCAAAAAAGAAAAACTGCTTTAGAATCCGGCTGGAATCTGGGCATGCACGAAAGGAATCACACAAGTTCTATTCTCATTTGGGCTTTGACCAGTATGCTAAAGCATTCAAGCTTGACTTGAGCTGA
- a CDS encoding DNA repair helicase, whose translation MPKEIVALKDLSLKLQYRTDVDNLVTEFFVPCLSNAIEYDRAVQYVTLKSISTLSLGLQNFADHDGKIRIITGHRYSTTDLDILGKIFNKKNGTFSLGAIHSHKLEILQRLVQKNKIQIKIAIPRSEHVDGSFSERIGIFRDEQGEMVAYTGTSNETFNTENRNFESIDVYTSWNDRPRVDIKISDFERLWNNETKYVQVHDFAYAYQNNLLKYDSHWAIETLS comes from the coding sequence ATGCCCAAAGAAATTGTGGCACTCAAGGATCTTTCACTGAAGCTGCAGTACCGAACTGATGTAGACAACCTAGTAACAGAGTTCTTCGTTCCGTGTCTTTCAAATGCCATAGAATACGACAGGGCAGTACAATATGTCACGCTAAAGAGCATCTCTACTTTATCATTGGGACTGCAAAACTTTGCAGACCATGACGGAAAGATACGAATCATCACAGGTCATCGTTATTCCACTACAGACTTGGACATTTTGGGTAAAATTTTCAACAAAAAAAACGGTACGTTCTCGCTTGGAGCAATACACAGTCACAAACTGGAAATTCTGCAAAGGCTAGTTCAAAAAAACAAGATTCAAATCAAAATAGCAATTCCAAGATCCGAGCATGTTGACGGTTCTTTTTCTGAGAGAATAGGAATATTTCGAGACGAACAGGGAGAAATGGTGGCATACACAGGCACATCCAATGAAACATTTAACACTGAAAACCGCAATTTTGAATCCATTGACGTCTACACATCATGGAATGATAGGCCGCGCGTAGACATCAAGATTAGCGACTTTGAGCGATTATGGAACAACGAGACAAAATACGTCCAGGTTCACGACTTTGCATATGCATACCAGAACAATCTTCTAAAATACGACTCGCACTGGGCAATAGAGACACTTAGCTAA
- the endA gene encoding tRNA-intron lyase — protein MSSDAEPNIAGVLLDDHIIIQNKEMQNQLESKGYGETRQGKFLLKPFEAMYFLFYKKLDLTKGKKKIDFEQMVSIASEKDEAALTKFLIYRDLRVRGYAVKDGFGFGADFRVYERGQFGEKGAKYLVFGLAEGKQEKMGTLQKNIEEITKMGKEPILAVIERRGEVIYYKISNVKFVENTKNIDSSGFVFS, from the coding sequence ATGAGTTCGGATGCGGAGCCAAACATTGCCGGAGTATTGCTTGACGATCACATCATTATACAAAACAAGGAAATGCAAAACCAGCTAGAGTCAAAGGGATACGGCGAGACAAGACAGGGAAAATTCCTGCTAAAGCCGTTTGAGGCAATGTATTTTCTGTTTTACAAAAAACTTGATCTGACCAAGGGCAAAAAGAAAATCGACTTTGAGCAGATGGTATCAATTGCATCAGAAAAGGACGAGGCCGCACTGACCAAATTTCTGATTTATCGCGATTTGCGGGTTCGTGGTTATGCAGTCAAAGACGGATTTGGGTTTGGGGCTGACTTTCGTGTTTATGAGCGCGGACAATTTGGGGAAAAGGGCGCAAAATATCTGGTGTTTGGCCTAGCCGAAGGAAAACAGGAGAAAATGGGAACGCTGCAAAAAAACATCGAGGAAATCACAAAGATGGGAAAAGAGCCAATACTTGCCGTGATTGAAAGGCGAGGTGAGGTGATATACTACAAAATTTCCAATGTCAAGTTTGTGGAAAACACAAAAAACATTGATTCGTCTGGCTTTGTGTTTAGCTAA
- a CDS encoding 50S ribosomal protein L16 → MHGGCYRIGNGQPYARKEFIKGKPQPKIAKFQGGKRGEYDFIVQLCSNEKMQIRHMAIESARLAANKTLEQTTGETGYFSVLRIYPHILLRENKMIATAGADRLQEGMRRAFGKAVSLAARVRGGQCIMEMHVKKDHVEAAKKALVGACVKLPITPTIKVMPAKKS, encoded by the coding sequence ATGCACGGCGGATGTTACAGAATAGGAAACGGACAACCTTATGCTCGCAAAGAGTTCATCAAGGGTAAACCCCAGCCAAAAATCGCAAAATTCCAGGGCGGAAAGCGGGGCGAATACGACTTTATCGTGCAGTTGTGCTCAAACGAGAAAATGCAGATTCGCCACATGGCAATAGAATCTGCAAGACTTGCGGCAAACAAGACCCTAGAGCAGACTACCGGTGAAACAGGCTACTTTTCGGTTTTGAGAATTTATCCGCACATTCTACTTAGAGAAAACAAAATGATTGCAACTGCAGGAGCAGACAGACTTCAGGAAGGAATGAGACGCGCCTTTGGTAAAGCAGTAAGCCTTGCAGCCAGAGTTCGAGGTGGACAGTGCATAATGGAAATGCATGTCAAAAAGGACCACGTTGAGGCAGCAAAAAAAGCGCTAGTCGGCGCATGTGTAAAGCTGCCAATCACTCCAACAATCAAAGTCATGCCAGCAAAGAAAAGCTAG